One part of the Amphiprion ocellaris isolate individual 3 ecotype Okinawa chromosome 24, ASM2253959v1, whole genome shotgun sequence genome encodes these proteins:
- the LOC111566541 gene encoding vang-like protein 1 isoform X3 gives MEAEDEVLQVLEVCETVEEIKEVIITTIEEDSNTTNSPPVASCGLRTKPSQDDNWGETTTAVTGTSEHSLSQEDIVRITKDLEDSVGLDCRRYFTRTLAVILGLLVFLTPLAFLVLPHLLWPEKLQSCGTACEGLFISVAFKLLILLLAVWALFFRPARAGLPRVFVFRALLAVLVLLFVVSYWLFYGVRILDSQDENYQGIVQYAVSLVDALLFIHYLAIVLLELRQLQPCFSVCVTRSTDGETRHYNLGQLSIQRAALAIIEHYYCDFPVHNPALLSASKSRAAKHLAGLKVYNVDGEFPAAPAEGPGNNAAAGLAHSQSRAMIAAAARRRDTSHNELYYEEAEHERRVRKRKARLVVAVEEAFTHIKRMQEEEQKKAPGDVMDPREAAQAIFPSMARALQKYLRTTKQQHCHSMESIQQHLAFCITNNMTPKAFLESYLTPGPTLQYSRDHWLARQWTLISEASVTSGLKDGSIFLLKCVDFSLVVTSKKIPYIQMSEEYIDPKSHKFVLRLQSETSV, from the exons GATGACAACTGGGGCGAGACGACCACAGCCGTCACAGGCACGTCGGAGCACAGCCTCTCTCAGGAGGACATCGTCCGCATCACCAAGGACCTGGAGGACAGCGTGGGGCTCGACTGCCGCCGTTACTTTACCCGGACGCTGGCCGTGATCCTCGGCCTGCTGGTGTTTCTCACGCCGCTGGCCTTCCTGGTGCTCCCCCACCTTCTCTGGCCGGAGAAGCTGCAGAGCTGCGGGACGGCCTGCGAGGGCCTCTTCATCTCCGTGGCCTTCAAGCTGCTCATCCTGCTGCTGGCAGTCTGGGCGCTCTTCTTCAGGCCGGCGCGGGCAGGGCTCCCGCGGGTCTTTGTGTTCCGGGCGTTGCTCGCCGTGCTGGTGCTGCTCTTTGTGGTCTCCTATTGGCTCTTTTATGGAGTCAGGATACTGGACTCACAG GATGAGAACTACCAGGGCATTGTGCAGTATGCCGTCTCGCTGGTGGACGCTCTGCTCTTCATCCACTACCTGGCCATCGTCCTGCTGGAGCTCCGGCAGCTTCAGCCGTGTTTCTCTGTGTGCGTCACGCGCTCTACCGACGGCGAGACGAGGCATTACAACCTGGGACAGCTCAG TATTCAGCGGGCAGCTCTGGCCATCATAGAGCACTACTACTGTGATTTTCCAGTCCACAACCCGGCGCTGCTTTCCGCCTCCAAGTCCCGCGCTGCCAAACACCTGGCTGGCCTTAAGGTCTACAACGTGGATGGTGAGTTCCCAGCAGCCCCGGCTGAGG GTCCAGGGAACAACGCAGCAGCAGGACTCGCCCACTCCCAGTCCAGAGCCATGATCGCAGCTGCAGCCCGCCGCCGAGACACGAGCCACAACGAGCTTTACTACGAAGAGGCTGAGCACGAGAGGCGAGTCCGCAAACGCAAAGCACG CCTGGTGGTGGCAGTAGAGGAGGCCTTTACCCACATCAAGCGaatgcaggaggaggagcagaaaaAGGCTCCAGGGGACGTGATGGACCCCCGAGAGGCAGCACAAGCCATCTTCCCCTCCATGGCTCGGGCCCTGCAGAAGTACCTGAGGACCACCAAGCAGCAGCACTGCCACAGCATGGAGagcatccagcagcacctgGCCTTCTGCATCACCAACAACATGACGCCCAAG GCGTTCCTGGAGAGCTACCTGACCCCGGGGCCGACCCTGCAGTACAGCCGGGACCACTGGCTGGCCCGTCAGTGGACGCTCATCAGTGAAGCGTCCGTCACCAGCGGCCTGAAAGACGGCAGCATCTTCCTGCTCAAATGTGTGGACTTCAGCCTGGTGGTGACGTCCAAGAAGATCCCCTACATCCAGATGTCTGAGGAGTACATCGACCCCAAATCACACAAGTTTGTCCTGCGGCTACAGTCCGAAACCTCCGTGTAG